TGAACATCAAAGTGCCTCATCCCCAGGGTGCGCCTGGACGCCTCCCTCACTACCGCAAAGGCTTCAGGTAATATATCGTCAAGAGTATCTCCATTCTCCAGTCTCCTCTTAAAATCCAAGGTTTTAGCCGCCAGCCCCTCATCGCTTAAGGCCTGCACCTGAGGCTCCAGGCTGTTAACCTCCTCAACAATATGCCACAGCCGTTTGACCTCCCGTTCATTCGCATCTAATACCTTCTTCAAAAAGCCCAAGACCATAATCCTCTACCTCACTTGAAATAAATGAGGAACCTGATCAGGTTCCCCGCTAGTAGCTATACAATTATATACTATCACAATTCGGGCCCGGCAACTACTCAAACTCGGGCTCGATCAGCCCGTAATTCCCGTCTCGCCTACGGTACAAGACATTCACTTCCGCAGACTCCACGTTGAAAAACACGAAAAAGCTGTGCCCCAGCAGATTCATCTGCATAATCGCCTCTTCCACATCCATCGGCTTCAGCGCAAACCGCTTGGTCCTGACCACCTTAGCGGCTTCTCCTTTTTCCTCCTCTTTTACCGGTGGAGCCTCCCCCGTGGCCCCCTTCTTCAGTCCTACCTCCCGGTAGCGCCGGTAGATGCGGGTCTTGTACTTGTCAATCTGCTTTTCCAGCTTGTCAACCACCAGGTCGACCGAGCTGTACATGTCGTCTGTCTTCTCCTCCCCTCTGAGGATAACCCCGTTTAGCGGAATGGTCACTTCAACCCGGTGGGTATCTCCTTCGACCGACAAGGTCACCTGGGCCTCTTTGAGGTCGTCGATGAAGCGTTCCAGCTTGGACAACCTTTTCTCGACG
The sequence above is drawn from the Syntrophothermus lipocalidus DSM 12680 genome and encodes:
- the hpf gene encoding ribosome hibernation-promoting factor, HPF/YfiA family — its product is MRIEVRGKNIELTDALREYVEKRLSKLERFIDDLKEAQVTLSVEGDTHRVEVTIPLNGVILRGEEKTDDMYSSVDLVVDKLEKQIDKYKTRIYRRYREVGLKKGATGEAPPVKEEEKGEAAKVVRTKRFALKPMDVEEAIMQMNLLGHSFFVFFNVESAEVNVLYRRRDGNYGLIEPEFE